The Clostridium beijerinckii genomic sequence AATCCCCATTATTCGAATTCCCTTTTCCCTTAATACAGAAATATTTTGCTTTAGGAATTTTAACTAAAGCTGGTTTTTCTCTTGGCAGATAGATCTCTTTTTCCTCTTTTCTCCATTCATATTTCAAAATCAACACCTCCATAATCATTATAAATTGCTAAATATGACAACATGCTGTCATATTATAAATAAATCTTAATACTAACACCATATAAGTTCATTAATACTTATATTAGGATTTCTATATCTTCTTCTTTTCTTAGTTTTCGTTTTCCATTGAATTGCTTCTTTTGGACAGTATTGAATACAAGCTGCACACTGCTCGCAATTATGTTTCCATACTGGCTTATTAATATTAAATTGTATGTTATTAACAGGGCAAATTTTTTCACATAATCTGCAGCCATTACAATTATCATTAACCCAAAAATCTTTATCTCTTAGATGTAGGTTTTTCACTATCTTGTCAGTAGTTTTGATAAAAATCCTATCAATTAATGTATCAAATATCAATGGGCTAACTTCACATTTGTAGTTTTCGTGTTTTGTAACTATATTAGCTATATGTTTTACTTTATATTTTTCTTTTTGGAAAATTTTGTTTTTCAATAGAAATTGATCCAAAGGCAAAAATATTATTAGCATTGCAAAAAATGCCACAAAACTCATTATGAATAATGTGGCATATCGATTTATGCATATTGGGGTTTAATTAACCTAATATTATAATATAGGAATATCATCTTAACCACCAAATATTCTTGTAATTTACATCAAAAAGTTAAATACTAAATTTCTAAACTCTTTTCTATTACTAAACATGGCTGGATAATTTACATTTTAAATTGTAAAAAAGTTTTATTTAAAACAATGTTTCTTTAAAAGAATATTTAATTGAAACATTGAACATTCATTTATTTTTAATAAGGTTTCATTTAAATAAGTTTTAATGTTAGAAATATTAACGCTATCCATACTAATAAAATCGGTATGGCAAAATACCACCTTTTAGGTTTTCCGCTAATCCATAAGTTTTCTGCTTCAATTTTACATTTGCTAAGTACTTCTTCTGGTATAAATTTTATTGTTATTGCAATAAGTATTGGAAGTAAAATTATATCATCTAGCAAACCTATAACTGGTATAAAATCAGGTATAAGATCAATTGGTGATAACGCATATATAATTGTAATCATAGCAAAAACTTTTGCAATTACTGGTGTTTCCTTCTTTCTTAATGATATATATACGGCAGGTATATCTGATTTTAATTTTCTCGCTCTGTCTTTTAGTCCCAAATTTAAATCTCCTTTAATAAGATTGTTTTTACAATTCTTTTTGACTTTATATTATGTATGCTGCAATATCCTTAAATTTATGCAAAATTAAAAATCACTTAGATAAATATTAAATCTATTTTATTTCTAATCTTAAAATAAAATAGACTTAATATTGTTTATTCCAACAGAGACTTTATTCTTGGATCATCTTTAACAAAATCAATATTCTTTCTTTTTCTTAATACCCTTTTTACTAAATCTTTATATTTATCTTTGGTCCAATTATTAGTCACATCAAATTTCATATGCTTATATAATTTTGATTTAATAGAGTCATCCATTGTACTTGCTTCATTTACCATATTTATAACCATCTCTATAGTTTTTTCTTTATCTTTTTTTTCTATTGCCAAAGATAAATCTAATTCATATTTATGGTACGCTCCTAAATCAAATACCTCAGCAATCTTTTTAGCACGATCTATGTATTCTGCTGCCTCTCTAAATTTCCTTTCCTTATACAATAGCCTTATTATAAGAGATAATACAGCAAATGTTTCGTCACCATTTTTTCTTAACTTATCTTCATAAATACCATAAGCCTCATCTATTTTATCCATACTTTCAAATAATATTGCTTGTTGAATTTTTTTATCTACGTCTACTTCTGGAATTTTATCTAATACTTCCTGAGCCTTTTCATATTCTTTTTTCTCCCTATAAATTGCTGCTAAATCTAATTTTGCCATAGAAGCTGTTTTTTCCTTATTACCAGCTACTACAATTTCAAGCCAAGCAATAATTTTTCTTTCATATTTTTCTTTTTCCTCAATTTGAGGTCCTAACAAATATATTCTTAGCACTTCTGATATCATTAATATTAATTCATCACAACCTGGATATTGTTTAATCAAATCATTGCCTTTCTCAAAAGCTTTTTTAATTCCCTCTCTTGATGCAGTTTCACCTACCTCTTTTGTAAGTTTTTTTACTTCCGTATCTGTTAATTCCTCATTAAATGTCAATAAAGTGTTAACATCTATTTTTAAGACACGTGCAAGAGGTGGCAGCAATGTTATATCTGGATATGAAACTCCATTTTCCCACTTATTTACTGCTGGAGTACTTACATTTAAATAATCAGCAACCTGCTCTTGAGTAAGATTTTCCTTTTTTCTATAATGCCTAATAACTTCACTTATAATCATAAAATTAACTCCTCTATTTATTATGTCCTTATTGATTAAATAAAACATTATTGAGTTCCTCATTGAAAATTTGAAATATTTCAATTTCGGCTATATCCACATAAATTTGATTCTCACCGCGGAACTTTATAATTAAATGATATCAAAGCTACATAATTTGAGCAATTGAAGACTTTTCATCTTTTATTCATAAAAATTAACCAATAGTTAATTTTTTATAATATCACCATTTTAACTATTAGTATGAGATGTCAGTCATACTATTTTTAATTCATCTGTTTAGTTGCTTATATTCATAGGCGTAAAACTTATCTACTAATCATCAAATTTTAGGGAGAAGAAAGTATTTCTTTTATTTTATTTATTTTTCTTATGATGCATCGATTTTGTATCTACTTAATAATTTTATATATTAGTTATAAAAAAGCTGAGACTTCCTAATTATAAGAAAGTCTCAGCTTAATTTAATCTATCTTCTCCTCTATTGGTCTTCCTATTAAACACGTTAAGAATAATGATATCCGTATTCAATATTGTACTTATTCTATAAAAATAAACTTTTATAGTTCATTAGTTAAAATATCAATTAAATACTATTTTTTATTTGTTATATTTAGCCTAAATTCTTGATTTACGTTCTAAAAATTTAAACCTTCTATTTCAATTTATTGTTATCCTTTTCTTTAGTTTCATCTTTTATTTTAGTTTTTCTTAAAACTATTTTTATAATATATTCCATATCTATACCTCATTGTTATATTGAAAAGTAATTTTTATATAAATATTATCTACAATTTGATAAGTAAACTTTGATTTGATATTTTTAATATTAGAAAATTTCTCAATATAGTCAATATCGGATAAAGTTAAATCTTTTAATTCAGCAATAAATTCAAAATTAGAATTTCTAATTAATTTTTTATTTACAACTTCTATAATAGGATCATTCTGATTCATAAGCTATCCACTCCTGCTTTATAATATTTTATCATCATGTAAATTACAAAATCTCAAAAATAAAATAAATCATGAAATTCCATCTAATTTATAATTTATTATAAATTCTCTTTAATTATATCTGAAACTTCTTTTAAATAATCTTCTCGAGTTTCTCTTATAACATGTGGAACTGCTAATAATAAAATATGTTTTATATCTTCAATAACAAAAAAATTAAATGTACCTTTGTTTATAGTTTGTCTAATTTATAACTAACTATTTCTATTTAAAATATCTATCCAATAACCCCTTGAAAGCCTTTCCATGTCTTGCCTCATCTTTACACATTTCATGTACTGTATCGTGTATGGCATCTAAGTTTAATTTCTTAGCAAGTGTTGCTAAGTCTTTCTTACCTTGACATGCTCCATGTTCTGCATCAACTCTAGCTTGTAAGTTAGCTTTTGTATCTGCTTCTACTATTTCACCTAATAATTCTGCAAATTTTGAAGCATGCTCTGCTTCTTCAAAAGCTATTCTCTTATAAGCTTCTGCAACTTCTGGATATCCTTCTCTATCAGCTTGTCTTGACATAGCTAGGTACATACCAACTTCTGTGCATTCTCCAACAAAGTTTGCTTGTAATCCATCGATTACTTCTTTATCTACACCTTTAGCAACTCCAATTATGTGTTCATCAGCAAAAGATAATTGGCCATTTTGTTCAATGAATTTTTCTGTTCCTACTCCACACACCGGACATTTATCTGGTGCTTCTTCTCCTTCATAAACGTAACCACAAACTGAACAAACAAATTTTTTCATAAATTCTCTCCTCCTAAATTTTAATTAGTATATATCTGGTTAATTACCCAATTATATATATTCTACATTTATATACAATTTCCTTTTATTTTTCACTTAATTTCTTAATCTTTTTCTCTATTTATCAATATAATTTTAGTATATTATTTGTTTTTTTGAAAATATGGTTCTATTATAAATATTTCTTGTTGGATTTTATATTGATTTACAAATATAATTAAAATATAAACTAATTATCTTGTTGCTTAAAGGAGTGATATTAATGCTTGATAAAGATTTAAATATTTATAATGATCTTGATCTATTTATGGAGATTTTTAATAGCATATCTGACTTAGTTTTCTTTATTAAGATAGATAATGAGAACATTTTTAGATATCTGTTTATAAATAAACAAGCTAAAAAATATATACATTTAAAAGAAAGTCCAATCGGAAAAACTATTTATGAAATAATGCCTAAAAATGTGGCCGATTTAATTACAAAACAATATAAAGAAGCTATTAATAAAAAAGCTTGCGTAACTTATGAAGATAATTTAGTTAAATGGTATACAAATTTAGAAGAATTCCCCTACTCTTCTAGTGAGTTTAAACATTTTGAAACTAAGGTTACACCAATCTTAAATAACAATAGTGAATGTACACATATAATTGCTATTGTACGTGATATAACAGATAGAAAACTAGCTGAACAGGCATTAAAAGAGAGTGAAGAAAAATATAGATTAATCGCAGATAATATGACTGACTTAATTAGCATTATAGACACTAATGGATTTATAAAATATGTATCTCCTTCTTATGAATTTGTTTTAGGATATCCTATTGATACCTATATTGGCAAATCCATTTTAGATTTTGTTTATTTTGATGAAGTAGAAAATATTAAAGAAAAGTTTTTTGATTTAATTAAAAATAAAAATGTTGCAACTGTAGAATTTCGTCATAAACATGTTAATGGAAATTGGGTTTGGGTAGAAGCAAAAGCTTCTGCTGTTTTAGATGAACATAAAAATGTTTCTCATGTTCTTATGCTTGCTAGAGACATAACTAAAAGAAAGTTGCTTGAAAAAAAACTTAAACATATGGCATATCATGATACTTTAACCGGATTACCAAATCGTAGACTTTTCAAAGCAAATTTACTTCAGGCCTTAAATGAAAAAGAGAGATTAGGACAAGATATTTGTGTTATGTTTATGGATATTGATAAATTCAAAATAGTAAATGATACACTTGGGCATGATATTGGAGATGAGCTTTTATGCCAGTTTTCTCAAAGAGTAAAGGAATGTTTAAGAAAAAATGATATTTTAGCACGTTTTGGAGGGGATGAATTCTGCGCGTTATTATTAATTAGCGAAAGAGAGAATGCTGAAAATATTGCTAAAAGAATTTTAAAAGCTCTACAAGATAAATGGTTAATTGGAGAATATGAATTTTTTACTACTTCAAGTATTGGTATTGCTTTTTACGAAAATGGCTTAGATGATGATACTCTTATAAAAAATGCTGATATAGCATTATATAAAGCGAAAGAAAAAGGAAGAAATAATTATAAAATATTTTACAATTCAATCAAATAATATTTTCTACAAAAAAAGCATAGCTACAATTGTAAATTGTAAGTCTATGCTTCTTTCTTATTTATTCTATATATTATTTTAAGTTAAAGAAAGCTTTTTTGCCTCTATATTCAGCAGCATCATCTAATTCTTCTTCAATTCTTAATAACTGATTATATTTTGCAACTCTTTCAGATCTTGCTGGTGCTCCAGTCTTTATTTGTCCTGCATTTACAGCTACAACTAAATCAGCTATAGTTGTATCTTCAGTTTCTCCTGATCTATGTGAAACTACAGCAGTATATCCAGCTCTATTTGCCATTTCTATAGCATTTAATGTTTCTGTTAATGTACCTATTTGATTTAACTTAATAAGAATTGAGTTAGCTACACCAAGATTAATACCTTTTTCAAGTCTTTCAGTATTAGTAACAAATAAGTCATCACCAACTAATTGAACTCTCTTTCCTAATTTTTCAGTAATAAGCTTCCAGCCTTCCCAATCTTCTTCTGCCATACCATCTTCGATTGAAATAATTGGATACTTATTAACCCATTCTTCGAAGAAATCAACCATTTCTGCTGATGTTAATGTTCTTCCTTCATATTCTAATACATATTTACCATCTTTATAATATTCTGATGAAGCTGCATCGATTGCTATAAAGATCTCTTCTCCAGCTTTGTATCCAGCTTTTCCTATAGCTTCGATTATTACATCAAGAGCTTCTTGATTTGATTTTAAGTTAGGAGCAAATCCTCCCTCATCGCCAATACCTGTAGCATAACCTTTATCATTTAAAATTTTCTTTAATGTATGATAAACTTCAGCACACATTCTTAGTGCTTCACTAAATGTAGGCGCTCCAGCTGGCATGATCATAAATTCTTGTAAATCTACAGAGTTATCAGCATGTGATCCACCATTTAATATGTTCATCATAGGGACTGGCAATACTTTTGAATTAACTCCACCGATATATCTATATAAAGGCATATCTAATGAATTTGCAGCTGCATTTGCAACAGCTAATGAAACTCCTAATATAGCATTAGCACCAAGCTTACTCTTATTGTTTGTTCCATCTAATTTAATTAGCATTTTATCAATGTAAGTTTGTTCAAATACATTGCATCCAATTAATTCTTCTGCAATAATTTCATTTACATTTTTAATTGCATTTAAAACGCCTTTTCCTAAAAATTTATCTTTATCACCATCTCTTAATTCCACTGCTTCGTACATTCCAGTTGATGCACCTGATGGCACAGCTGCACGTCCTGTAGTTCCATCTTCTAAATATATTTCTACCTCCACTGTAGGAAAACATCTTGAGTCCAAAATTTGCCTTGCAAGTACGTCTACAATTTCTAAATAATCTTTCATTTTTACATTACCTCCCAAATAGTCTATTCAATTGATAATTATCAATAAATCTAATCCCACTTCTTAATCGTTAAAATTTATTAAATTTTACTCAAAGATTTTAGCAATACTTACTTAAATTAAGAATACTTTTTCCTAATTGATATTCATCACAAAATAATACTTCTTTTATACCTATTTTTTATATAAATAATTAAATTTATGTTTAAATTATATCATTATATTGTAATTTTATCTATATTATCTTATATTTTTCTAAAAGAAGTAAATATTCACATTTTAAATTTCACTATTTTAATCAAACAATTTAATCTTATTCAAAAAAAACAGATATACATTATAACCATTTAGTTTTTACAATATATTTTCAGTATTTCTTATTTTTTAGCTCTGTTAAGAATCGGACTAGATCCAAATGAATAACCTTCTCCATATAATTTAATTTCTAACTTAATTAGTTCTTCAGCTAAAATTGTATTTGATCTTAAATCTGTTGGTTCTTTCACTATATCAAGCTCAATACCCTTATTCTTTCTATAATAACTATAATTTTTCCACATCCATCCTTTTATTTTTTTTAGAGTTGATGGTTTTCTAATAATCTCTAGTATGGTTTTTCTATATTTTTCTATATCTTCTTTTTGAATATTATCTAAAATAGATAATTCATGTCCTAAACTTCTTGATGTTTTTTCATCTAGTTCTTGGCATAAAAATTTTACTATATGCCATACTTCATAGAGTTGATTTTTATTTTCTATTTCTGCTTCTTTTATCCAAGTAAACGCGTTTACTCTTCTTACTATATCCCATCTTTTTATTGGACTTTCTAAATCATCTGCACATACCAAGAAAAATCCTTCATTAAGTAACATAGCGCCAAATATTTCTGGCGGATTACCAAGTCTCTTATCCTTTAAAGTTGTTCTATATACGCCACAGCTTGGACTACCTTCTTTGTACATATATATGTATATTCCTTCACGCTTTAATAATTCTAATGAATATTCACAAGCTTTTATGAGTTTATCTGTAACATCTTCTCCTTTTCTATTTTTAATCTTAGCTGTTCCTTGTAAAACATCTTCTCCACTCCCACCTTTTATGCTTATAGGTGTTCTTGGAACTCCTAACCCAGCAAGGCATTCTGGACACAAAGGATAAAATATAAATTGTTCTTTTTCTCTGCCAAAATTTTTAACATAATCAAATCCTTTACCGTTATATCTTACCTTTGAGCCAAAACAACATTCACTAATTCCAACTTTTATCTTTCTTTTCAGTACTGTCTCCATATAAACACCTCTTTTGAAACTTTTTACGTAACACACTCTTAAACCTTTAAATTTAAATCTGTGCATAGATTAAGTTATAATACTTTAATCTACGCACAAATTTAATTGCGTTACTTTTGAAATTGCAACATTTCACTAATTATAAACTTAAACATCCTGCTTTTTAGGAATTTTTATAATGAAGCACGCACCACCTTCAGGATTATTTTTTCCTTCAATATTTCCTTTATGGATATTTACAATAACATCGTAGGCAATATTAAGTCCAAGTCCTGTTCCTTTTCCTGCTGGTTTAGTTGTGTAGAATGGTTCAAATAATTTATTTAGCGCGTCTTCTCTTATACCAATTCCATTATCTTTTATTTCGCAGTACACATATTTCTCATCCATATATGTCTTAATTGCTATAAGTCCAAATTCATCGCTCTCTTTTTCCTTAATAGCATACACGGAATTTAAGATAATATTTAATATAACCTGATTTATTTTTTGCCTGCTGGCTTGAATTAGTGGGATATCCTCATATTCTTCAATCACATTTGCTATAAACTTAATTTCATTTCTAGCAACAATTAAAGTATTCTTTATTCCAAGATTAAGATCATACATTTCAAATTGATTTGATTGATCTTCATGCGCGAACCATTTCAGTCCTTTTACTATTGTACTCAAACGCTCTATACCATCTTCTGACTCATCAAATAGATTATCTAAGTCCATTAATATGTAGTCTATCTTTTTAGATTTTCCCAATTCTTTAATTTTATCTAATTCTCTTTCAATTAAACCAATATCCTTTTGCTCAGCTTTTAATATTAATTCTTTATATGCATATATTAGACTTTTCAAATTTTTCGTATAACTTTTCAACATTTCAAAATTACTCGATACAAAACCTAAAGGATTGTTAATTTCGTGAGCAACCCCAGCTGCAAGCTGTCCAATTCCTGCCAACTTTTCTTGTTGAATCAATTGAGCTTGAGTAATTTTAAGTTTGCTTATGGCTTCTTTCAATTCTTTATTATTTTTCTTTAGCTCCTCTTCCATAAGCTTTCTTGAAGTAATATCCTCTCTTACTGATATAAAATGAGTAATATCTCCCTCTTCACTCTTAAGTGGTGCAATACTCGTATATTCCCAATAATTACTTCCATCTTTTCGTTTATTATAAAATTCACCTCTCCACTCATCTCCTAGAAGTACGCTTCTCCACAAATCTATATAATAAGTTTTTTCATGAAAACCTGATTTTAATATACTTATATTTTTTCCTTTTAATTCTTCATTAGTATAGCCAGTCATATCTGTAAACTTAGGATTGATATACTCTATCTCTCCTTTAATATTAGTAATAACAACACTGCTTGGACTGTTTTCAACCGCCAAAGATAGTTCTTTAATTTTTTCATATGCCTGTTTCCTTGAA encodes the following:
- a CDS encoding helix-turn-helix domain-containing protein: MIISEVIRHYRKKENLTQEQVADYLNVSTPAVNKWENGVSYPDITLLPPLARVLKIDVNTLLTFNEELTDTEVKKLTKEVGETASREGIKKAFEKGNDLIKQYPGCDELILMISEVLRIYLLGPQIEEKEKYERKIIAWLEIVVAGNKEKTASMAKLDLAAIYREKKEYEKAQEVLDKIPEVDVDKKIQQAILFESMDKIDEAYGIYEDKLRKNGDETFAVLSLIIRLLYKERKFREAAEYIDRAKKIAEVFDLGAYHKYELDLSLAIEKKDKEKTIEMVINMVNEASTMDDSIKSKLYKHMKFDVTNNWTKDKYKDLVKRVLRKRKNIDFVKDDPRIKSLLE
- a CDS encoding DUF523 domain-containing protein, with the translated sequence METVLKRKIKVGISECCFGSKVRYNGKGFDYVKNFGREKEQFIFYPLCPECLAGLGVPRTPISIKGGSGEDVLQGTAKIKNRKGEDVTDKLIKACEYSLELLKREGIYIYMYKEGSPSCGVYRTTLKDKRLGNPPEIFGAMLLNEGFFLVCADDLESPIKRWDIVRRVNAFTWIKEAEIENKNQLYEVWHIVKFLCQELDEKTSRSLGHELSILDNIQKEDIEKYRKTILEIIRKPSTLKKIKGWMWKNYSYYRKNKGIELDIVKEPTDLRSNTILAEELIKLEIKLYGEGYSFGSSPILNRAKK
- a CDS encoding sensor domain-containing diguanylate cyclase; the protein is MLDKDLNIYNDLDLFMEIFNSISDLVFFIKIDNENIFRYLFINKQAKKYIHLKESPIGKTIYEIMPKNVADLITKQYKEAINKKACVTYEDNLVKWYTNLEEFPYSSSEFKHFETKVTPILNNNSECTHIIAIVRDITDRKLAEQALKESEEKYRLIADNMTDLISIIDTNGFIKYVSPSYEFVLGYPIDTYIGKSILDFVYFDEVENIKEKFFDLIKNKNVATVEFRHKHVNGNWVWVEAKASAVLDEHKNVSHVLMLARDITKRKLLEKKLKHMAYHDTLTGLPNRRLFKANLLQALNEKERLGQDICVMFMDIDKFKIVNDTLGHDIGDELLCQFSQRVKECLRKNDILARFGGDEFCALLLISERENAENIAKRILKALQDKWLIGEYEFFTTSSIGIAFYENGLDDDTLIKNADIALYKAKEKGRNNYKIFYNSIK
- a CDS encoding YkvA family protein, with translation MGLKDRARKLKSDIPAVYISLRKKETPVIAKVFAMITIIYALSPIDLIPDFIPVIGLLDDIILLPILIAITIKFIPEEVLSKCKIEAENLWISGKPKRWYFAIPILLVWIALIFLTLKLI
- the eno gene encoding phosphopyruvate hydratase; translated protein: MKDYLEIVDVLARQILDSRCFPTVEVEIYLEDGTTGRAAVPSGASTGMYEAVELRDGDKDKFLGKGVLNAIKNVNEIIAEELIGCNVFEQTYIDKMLIKLDGTNNKSKLGANAILGVSLAVANAAANSLDMPLYRYIGGVNSKVLPVPMMNILNGGSHADNSVDLQEFMIMPAGAPTFSEALRMCAEVYHTLKKILNDKGYATGIGDEGGFAPNLKSNQEALDVIIEAIGKAGYKAGEEIFIAIDAASSEYYKDGKYVLEYEGRTLTSAEMVDFFEEWVNKYPIISIEDGMAEEDWEGWKLITEKLGKRVQLVGDDLFVTNTERLEKGINLGVANSILIKLNQIGTLTETLNAIEMANRAGYTAVVSHRSGETEDTTIADLVVAVNAGQIKTGAPARSERVAKYNQLLRIEEELDDAAEYRGKKAFFNLK
- a CDS encoding EFR1 family ferrodoxin (N-terminal region resembles flavodoxins. C-terminal ferrodoxin region binds two 4Fe-4S clusters.), with protein sequence MKNKIFQKEKYKVKHIANIVTKHENYKCEVSPLIFDTLIDRIFIKTTDKIVKNLHLRDKDFWVNDNCNGCRLCEKICPVNNIQFNINKPVWKHNCEQCAACIQYCPKEAIQWKTKTKKRRRYRNPNISINELIWC
- a CDS encoding NADH peroxidase; translated protein: MKKFVCSVCGYVYEGEEAPDKCPVCGVGTEKFIEQNGQLSFADEHIIGVAKGVDKEVIDGLQANFVGECTEVGMYLAMSRQADREGYPEVAEAYKRIAFEEAEHASKFAELLGEIVEADTKANLQARVDAEHGACQGKKDLATLAKKLNLDAIHDTVHEMCKDEARHGKAFKGLLDRYFK
- a CDS encoding PAS domain S-box protein; translated protein: MSSLIKNRQAAEKKFYEKLYFEERLLEISTRCVLEKFDSKVINKALEDMGKLSDADRVYIFVNDYKKQTTSNIFEWCAEAIEAQIESLQDIPFESIPWWMNEITNGKAINIRDISLMPIEAEKEKEILEAQDIKAILVLPMYSNKKVIGFIGFDSVKQSKIWEESNLYLLKISSEIIGNAFEREENEKSLMRSEEKYRELFNNVNSCIFVNKFSEGEGIGEFLEVNNLACEKLGYTKDQFRELSFLDLLEEKIRNNYIDKINRAIMKNRNMIEVNIKTKSGFIIPFEVNLHIFNLQEQKVILSVANDISSRKQAYEKIKELSLAVENSPSSVVITNIKGEIEYINPKFTDMTGYTNEELKGKNISILKSGFHEKTYYIDLWRSVLLGDEWRGEFYNKRKDGSNYWEYTSIAPLKSEEGDITHFISVREDITSRKLMEEELKKNNKELKEAISKLKITQAQLIQQEKLAGIGQLAAGVAHEINNPLGFVSSNFEMLKSYTKNLKSLIYAYKELILKAEQKDIGLIERELDKIKELGKSKKIDYILMDLDNLFDESEDGIERLSTIVKGLKWFAHEDQSNQFEMYDLNLGIKNTLIVARNEIKFIANVIEEYEDIPLIQASRQKINQVILNIILNSVYAIKEKESDEFGLIAIKTYMDEKYVYCEIKDNGIGIREDALNKLFEPFYTTKPAGKGTGLGLNIAYDVIVNIHKGNIEGKNNPEGGACFIIKIPKKQDV